The Acidipropionibacterium virtanenii DNA segment AGAAGGCCTGGGCGATCTCGGGGTCCCGCGCTCCGGCGCTCGCCTCCCTCTACGACGACGCCGAACTCATCAAGGCGATGCCATACACGCCGACGCTCAAGAAGACTCTGGAGAGCGGCACCACCCGCCCCAAGGTGCACAACTACGGCGATGTCACACTGGCGATCCAGAACGCCGTCTACCCCGCCCTGGGTGGGAAGGGTGATGCCGGGGCGACCCTGAAGTCCCTGCAGACGAAGCTGGAGGCGCTGTCGAAATGAGTCGGCAGAAGATCTCGGCCGAGTCCCGCAAGGAGGAGCGATTCGCGTATCTGCTCCTGCTGCCGACGTTCATCGTGCTGGCCCTGGTGGTCGGATTCCCGCTGGTGCTGTCGTTGTGGCAGTCCTTCTTCAAGACCGGTTCGGGGATCAATCCGGAGACGGGGCTGGTGGAGAAGGGCGACACCTTCGTCGGACTGGAGAACTACTCGGCGGTGTTCTCCAACCCGGACGCCTCGCAGCAGTTCTGGAACGCTTTCGGTAACACCACCCTGCTGACCGTGGTCGGCGTCCTCGTCGAGACCGTGCTGGGCGTCATCATGGCGCTCATCATGGTGCGCGGGATGCGCGGGCTGGGTTGGGTGCGGGCCGGAATCCTGGTGCCCTGGGCCATCCCGACCATTGTCTCGGCGCTGATGTGGAAGTTGATCTTCAACGCCGACGGCATCTTCAACAGGCTGATCGGGCATCAGGTGCTGTGGACCACTGAGGGCTGGCAGGCCAAGGTGGCGATTCTGATCGCCGACATCTGGAAGACCGCTCCCTATATCGGTCTGCTCACCCTGGCCGGGCTGCAGACCATCGACACCCAGGTCTACGAGGCCGCGAAGGTCGACGGCGCCAGTCCGTGGAAGACGTTCTGGCGGATCACCCTGCCGCTGGTGCGGCCGGTGCTCGTGGTGGCGGTGCTGTTCCGCACCCTGGACGCCATGAGGATGTTCGACCTGCCCTACGGTCTGCTGGGGATGCTTGATTCGGGTAAGACGTTGTCGATGCTGTCCTGGTACGAGGCCGGTCAGTCGCGGTACGGGGAGGCGGCGGCGTACTCGCTGTACCTGTTCGCCTACATCTGCCTGGCCGTCTTCGTCTTCGTGAAGGTGCTGGGGGCCGACATCATGGGCGACCAGAATCCCGACAAGAAGAGGAAGAAGAAGCGCGGCGGCGGTGGCGAGGCGGGTTCGGCGTCCTCGAGCGGCCCGGCGGTCATCAGTGCGGCCGGTTCGGCAGCGTCTGCTGAGGCGGCGCCTCGGCGTGCAGGAGGTGTGGCATGAGCACGGTTGAGTCCACGGTCAGCGCGGAGGAGATCGAGCAGCTCCGCCATCGTCGCCTCAAGCCCACCGAGCAGGTGACCAGGGTGTTGACGATCGTCGGCGTCCTGCTGATCATCGTCTACTGCCTGGCCCCCTTCTACTGGATGATCGTCTCGGCGCTGAGGCTGCCGTCGATGGGGCTGAGTACGAATTTCATCCCGAGCCCCGTCAGTTTCGACAACTTCAAGGCGGTGTTCTCGGGGCAGAACCATTTCGGGAGGTCGCTGGTCAATTCGCTGATCGTCGCGGGGATCACCACGGTCCTGGTGCTGGTCATCGGCACTGTGGCCGCTTATGCGATGGCTCGGTTGAAGTTCCGCGGGAAATCGTTTGTGCTGTTCCTCATCATCTCCACCTCGATGTTCCCGGTGGTGACGCTCATCGTTCCGCTGCTGAGACTGTTCACTGGCGGGTACGCGTTCTTCCCGGTGAACTGGATCAACAGCTATCAGGCGATGATTCTGCCGTCGATCAGCTTCGCGCTGCCGTTGGCGGTGTGGACGTTGAACGCCTATTTCCGCCAGCTTCCCCATGAGCTGGAGGAGTCGGCGATGGTGGACGGGGCCACCCGCAGTCAGGCGTTCCGCAAGGTGATCCTTCCGCTGGCCGCTCCGGGTGTCTTCACCACTGCGATCATCACCTTCATCGCGGCGTGGAACGAGTTCCTCATCGCCCTGACGATGGTCAACGACGACACGCACATGACCGCGAACGTGGCCATCTCGAAATTCACCGGCGTCTCCGGCTATGACACTCCCTACGGGACGATCATGGCGGCCGGCGTCATCGTGACGGTGCCGCTGCTGATCGTGGTGCTCATCTTCCAGCGCCGGATCGTCGGCGGGCTGGCCGCCGGATCTCTCAAGTAGTCCCGGGGAACTGTCTCCCGGATTTTCCATTCAGCGAGGGTTCTCGGCCCGATCGGGCCGAGAACCCTCGCTGAGCGGGAAATCCGGTCGACCGAGCCGTAGCTGATGAACCTCGACGGGAGCTTCGGCCGGGGCGGCCACCTCCACCGGGCTGTTCGTGGCATGGCGGGGCGGGGTGCTGGTGGCCCGCAGCTCCGCAGCGATGTTCGCGGCCTGCCGGGAAGGTGGCCGTATCGTCGCCCTTGTCTGATCCGGGGTCGGCCCGGACCGGGGGCTGTGACGTCACCACTGATGCGGTTTCAGTATTTAGGACGGCATCCCGGAGAACGAACACATCCTCGTCGCTGTCATCGATCCTGGGTAGGCTCCCATCACTCTTGCGGAGCCCGGTCCGACGGACCTGACCCCGCCCGGCGAGGAACGGGGACGTCCATGACGCAGGTCGAGAAGGGCACCGGTGGGGGAGCCGGCTTCAAGAAGGCCATCGGCCTGTTCAGCGGGATCAGCCTGATCTGCGGCATGATCATCGGCTCGGGCATCTTCTACTCCGGCTCCTTCGTGCTGGAACGCACCCACATGAGCTACGGACTGGCACTGATCTGCTGGTTCATCGGGGGCCTGCTGGCGCTGCTGGGATCGCTGTGCTTCGCCGAGCTGGGGGCGCAGTACCCCGAGACCGGCGGCGAGGTGGTCTACCTGCGCAAGGCCTACCACCCGTCAGTGGGGTTCTCCTTCGGCTTCACCATGCTCATGGCGGGGATGACGGCGTCCATCGCGGCGCTGTGCCAGGCCCTGCCGATGGCCGTGAAATCGGTGCTGAACCTGTCCGACGGGCAGGTCAAACTCATCGCCTACGCCCTCATCATCGCCCTGACCGCCTACAACATGATGGGCGTCAAGGTCGGTGCGATGGTCGGGAACATCACGATGATCGCCAAGCTCATCCCGCTGGTGCTCATCATCGTGGCCGGCCTGTTCCTGGGTCACCAGACGCCTCACATGAACCTGGCCCCGGTGGTGGACGGGCTCCCGGCCTCCCCGGTAGCGATCCTGTCGATGATCGGCTTCGGCACCGTCTCGGTGTTCTGGGCCTACGAGGGCTGGGAGAACCTGGGCACCGTCGCCGGGGAGATGAAGAATCCTCGCAAGGATCTGCCGAAGGCGATGATGATCTCGGCGGCCATCTGCACGGCCCTGTATCTGCTGTTCAACTTCGCGATCTTCCGGGTGCTGCCGGCCGGCACCATCTCGTCGGCGGTGGCCTCGGGGGATCTTTACCTGGGGATGCAGACCGCCAAGGTGCTCTTCGGCGCGGCCGGCGGCGTCCTGGTGCTGGTGTGCATGGTGGTGGCGATCTTCTCCTGCCTCAACGCCGAGATCCTCGCCTTCCCGCGCAACTACTACGCGATGGCCGAGGAGGGCCACTTCTTCAAGATCTTCACCCGGGTGAGCCCGCGCACGGGTGTGCCGACCACCGCGATGATCGCCCAGTGCATCGTCGTGATGATCCTCATCACGATGGGCAATCTGGAACAGCTCACCTCGATGACCGTGTTCACCACGATGATCTACAACACCCTGACCATCGTCTCGGTGATCGTCAGCCGCAGGAAGTACCCCACCTTGGAGCGTCCCTTCAAGGCGTGGGGGTACCCGGCGATCGTCTTCGTCAATGTGGCGATCTATGTGGCCCTGATGGTCAACACCTTCGTCACCGACCCCTTCACCGCGATCGTCGGCGCCCTCATCCCGGTGGTCTCCTTCATCGTCTACTTCGCCTATGACAAGGCCAAGAAGCACGGCGGGGGAGACGCCGGCGGCGGGAAGGACGCCGTGCCAGCCAGTGTCTCGGACGGCCCGGCCGGAGACCTCGACCCGGTCTGATCGTCTGACCCGCGACGTTCCCGCACCTCCACCCGACAAGGAGACTCCGTTGACCGACATCCGACCCACCATCGACACGCCCGCCGCGTCCGGACCCGTCCCGGCCCCCGGCGTCAACCCCTTCGCACGGCTGGAGGCAGAGGTGGTGCTGGTGACCGGCGGGGCCCAGGGGATCGGGGCCGCGGTGCGCGACTCCTTCGCCGCGGTCGGGGCGAAGGTGGTGGCCGCCGACCTGTCCTTCAGCGACGAGGGGCCTGCTCGCCACGACGGCGAGGAGTTCTGGCGGGCCCACCTGGACGTCACCGACGAGGCCGGGGTGGAGGCCCTGGCCGACGCCGTGGCGGCCGATCCGGGGCTGGGCACCATCGGGGTGCTGGTGAACTGCGCGGGTTCCTCCACGATGGCGCGGGTGGTCGACACCACGGCGGACCAGTGGGAGTTCAACCTGGGGCTCAACGCGCGCGGGTCCTTCCTGACCGCCCGGGCGGTCGCCCGGCGTCTGGAGGCCGCCGGAAGGCCCGGGAGGATCATCCTGGTCGCCAGCCAGGCCGGCAAGAACGGCTACCGCGGGATGGGCGCCTATGTCGCCTCCAAGCACGCCGTGCTCGGCCTCACCAAGACCTTGGCCATCGAGGAGGCGCCCTACGGGATCACCGTCAATGCGGTGTGCCCGGGCATCATCGAGACCGCGATGAAGTGGCGCGAGCGCGTGGAGGGCGGCGAGCTGCGCGGCATGAGCGCCGCTGACGTCGAGGCCGAGGACAACTCCCAGGTGCCGCTGGGGCGCACCGGTCAGCCCGCCGACGTCGCCGGGGTCTGCCTCTTCCTGGCCTCCGACCTGGCCTCCTACATGACCGGCCAGGGGATCAATGTCACCGGCGGCATGACGATGAACTGATCCGCCCGGCGTGCGGCGAATGCAGGGACCGTTTCCTGCATTCGACGGAGGCGAGGCGTCGGGCCGGAGGGTCGGGACAGGATGAGGGGACGGTCAGCCCTCGGACTCCTCGGCGGCCCGCTCGCGCTCCAGGACCTCCCGAGCCCTGATGCGCTCGGCGTCGAAGTCGATCGCCTCGGCCGTGGCCCGGGTGCCCCGCAGCGCCCGGTACACGACGATCATGAAGAGGATCCACACGGGCGCCGCGAACAGCGCGATCCGGGTGTCCTCGGACAGCGACAGGGCCACCAGAACAGCGACGAAGAAGACGAGGGTCGCCCACGACATCGCCCTCCCGAACGGCATCGGGAAGATGGACTCGTCATGCCTCTCCGGGAACTTCTTGAGGTACCGCAGATACGCCACCATGATGAGTCCCCAGACCGAGATGTAGAGGACCGATGACACTCCGGCAACCATGCTGAACGCATCCATCACGGAATCTGAGAGCATCACGAGAACGATAGCCGGAGAAATACACAGAGCCGTCAGTACAAGAGCATTCCTGGGAACATGGCGGCCGGACAATCCGGCAAAACGCGACGGCGCATTCTTCTCGCGAGCCATGCCGTACATGATGCGCGAGGTGGAAAACACCCCCGAGTTCGCCGATGATGCTGCTGAGGTGAGCACCACGAAGTTGATGACGTGGAAGGCGATGAGAATTCCGATGAACCCGAACATCTCGACGAAGGGGCTCTGGTCGGGATCGATGAGATCCCATGGCTGCACGGACATGATGACGCCCAGGGCGAGGATATAGAAGATCAGGACGCGGGCCGGGATGGAATTGATGGCCTTGGGAAGGTTGTGCTCCGGGTCCTTCGTCTCGGCGGCAGCGGTGCCGGCCATCTCGATCCCCTGGAAGGAGAAGATGGCGATCTGGAACCCGGCGAGGAAGCCCATGAAGCCGGTCGGGAAGAAGCCGCCGCGATCCCACAGGTGAGTGAAGGATGCGGCCGGTGCGCCGGAGACCGGCGGCTGGAAGGCCGTCAGAGCCAGATAGCCGCCGATCAGGATGAGCGCGATGATCGTGACGATCTTGATCATCGCGAACCAGAACTCGAGTTCCCCGAAGATTCTCACCGCGACCATGTTGAGGCCGGTGAGCAGGAGCACGACGCACAGTGCCGGAATCCACTTCGGCAAAGTGGGGAACCACAGGGACAGATAGCCGCAGATGGCTGTGGTGTCGGCGATCCCGATGACCACCCAGCACATCCAGTAGGTCCAGCCGATGTAGAAGCCGGCCGGTTTGCCGACGAGGTCCGTGGTGAAGTCCGCGAAGGACTTGTATGCCAGGTTGGACAGCAGCAGCTCTCCCATGGCTCGCATCACGAAGAACAGGAAGAAGCCGATCACGAGGTAGACCAGCAGGATGGACGGCCCGGCGAGATGGATCGTC contains these protein-coding regions:
- a CDS encoding carbohydrate ABC transporter permease, translating into MSRQKISAESRKEERFAYLLLLPTFIVLALVVGFPLVLSLWQSFFKTGSGINPETGLVEKGDTFVGLENYSAVFSNPDASQQFWNAFGNTTLLTVVGVLVETVLGVIMALIMVRGMRGLGWVRAGILVPWAIPTIVSALMWKLIFNADGIFNRLIGHQVLWTTEGWQAKVAILIADIWKTAPYIGLLTLAGLQTIDTQVYEAAKVDGASPWKTFWRITLPLVRPVLVVAVLFRTLDAMRMFDLPYGLLGMLDSGKTLSMLSWYEAGQSRYGEAAAYSLYLFAYICLAVFVFVKVLGADIMGDQNPDKKRKKKRGGGGEAGSASSSGPAVISAAGSAASAEAAPRRAGGVA
- a CDS encoding carbohydrate ABC transporter permease — its product is MSTVESTVSAEEIEQLRHRRLKPTEQVTRVLTIVGVLLIIVYCLAPFYWMIVSALRLPSMGLSTNFIPSPVSFDNFKAVFSGQNHFGRSLVNSLIVAGITTVLVLVIGTVAAYAMARLKFRGKSFVLFLIISTSMFPVVTLIVPLLRLFTGGYAFFPVNWINSYQAMILPSISFALPLAVWTLNAYFRQLPHELEESAMVDGATRSQAFRKVILPLAAPGVFTTAIITFIAAWNEFLIALTMVNDDTHMTANVAISKFTGVSGYDTPYGTIMAAGVIVTVPLLIVVLIFQRRIVGGLAAGSLK
- a CDS encoding APC family permease, encoding MTQVEKGTGGGAGFKKAIGLFSGISLICGMIIGSGIFYSGSFVLERTHMSYGLALICWFIGGLLALLGSLCFAELGAQYPETGGEVVYLRKAYHPSVGFSFGFTMLMAGMTASIAALCQALPMAVKSVLNLSDGQVKLIAYALIIALTAYNMMGVKVGAMVGNITMIAKLIPLVLIIVAGLFLGHQTPHMNLAPVVDGLPASPVAILSMIGFGTVSVFWAYEGWENLGTVAGEMKNPRKDLPKAMMISAAICTALYLLFNFAIFRVLPAGTISSAVASGDLYLGMQTAKVLFGAAGGVLVLVCMVVAIFSCLNAEILAFPRNYYAMAEEGHFFKIFTRVSPRTGVPTTAMIAQCIVVMILITMGNLEQLTSMTVFTTMIYNTLTIVSVIVSRRKYPTLERPFKAWGYPAIVFVNVAIYVALMVNTFVTDPFTAIVGALIPVVSFIVYFAYDKAKKHGGGDAGGGKDAVPASVSDGPAGDLDPV
- a CDS encoding SDR family NAD(P)-dependent oxidoreductase is translated as MTDIRPTIDTPAASGPVPAPGVNPFARLEAEVVLVTGGAQGIGAAVRDSFAAVGAKVVAADLSFSDEGPARHDGEEFWRAHLDVTDEAGVEALADAVAADPGLGTIGVLVNCAGSSTMARVVDTTADQWEFNLGLNARGSFLTARAVARRLEAAGRPGRIILVASQAGKNGYRGMGAYVASKHAVLGLTKTLAIEEAPYGITVNAVCPGIIETAMKWRERVEGGELRGMSAADVEAEDNSQVPLGRTGQPADVAGVCLFLASDLASYMTGQGINVTGGMTMN
- a CDS encoding amino acid permease, translating into MYISNDDRISSARSSASPGDADLKDETPSTKPEQITPHEDEQQLERGLHNRHLQLIAIGGAIGTGLFLGSGRTIHLAGPSILLVYLVIGFFLFFVMRAMGELLLSNLAYKSFADFTTDLVGKPAGFYIGWTYWMCWVVIGIADTTAICGYLSLWFPTLPKWIPALCVVLLLTGLNMVAVRIFGELEFWFAMIKIVTIIALILIGGYLALTAFQPPVSGAPAASFTHLWDRGGFFPTGFMGFLAGFQIAIFSFQGIEMAGTAAAETKDPEHNLPKAINSIPARVLIFYILALGVIMSVQPWDLIDPDQSPFVEMFGFIGILIAFHVINFVVLTSAASSANSGVFSTSRIMYGMAREKNAPSRFAGLSGRHVPRNALVLTALCISPAIVLVMLSDSVMDAFSMVAGVSSVLYISVWGLIMVAYLRYLKKFPERHDESIFPMPFGRAMSWATLVFFVAVLVALSLSEDTRIALFAAPVWILFMIVVYRALRGTRATAEAIDFDAERIRAREVLERERAAEESEG